The Microcoleus sp. FACHB-672 sequence GCCAACCCTAAAACCTCTGGTGGAGCAAGATGGAATTTCTTGGCTTTGTGGGGTGCAATCACCAAAACTGGGGGTGATGAAGCCAAAGCCCTGGAATTTACTACCAATGTTTTTAAAAATGTGCCGGTGCTGCCTAAAGATGCCCGTGAGGCAAGCGATGTATTTTTCAAACAAGGCCAGGGAGATGTCTTAATCAACTACGAAAATGAAGTGATTCTCGCGGGTTTAAATGGCGAAAAGTTGCCTTATGTGATCCCCGAAGTCAACATTTCCATTGATAATCCGATTGCCGTTGTAGACAAAAACGTTGATAAGCACGGAACTAGAGAAGTTGCCGAAGCATTTGTGCAGTTTCTTTACACACCAGAAGCCCAACGAGAATTTGCTAAATTAGGATTCCGACCTGTTGACGCCACAGTCGGCGAAGAAACGGCTAATAAGTTTACAAAGCTCAAAACCCTCTTTACAGCGCAAGATTTAGGGGGCTGGGATACTATCCAGAAACAATTTTTTGATGATGGGGCAGTTTTTGACAAAGTTCAGGCTGACACTAAGAAATAGTCAATTAACCTTGATTGAGAATTGAAAATTTCTTAATTCAAGTTTAAGCTTGAACACTGTAACTCGTCTGGGCGATAGGCTAAAGCGCATCTATTTATTATGGTAGTTGAGCAGCTAAAAATCGCCCATTTCTCACTGCATCCCACATTAGGAAAAATATGAGTAGCGGCAGCATCTTGGTTCCTGAGATAATAGCCAGCACCCAAGATGCCCGCACTACAAATTGACAAAAATAGGAGCCACCCTCTCCGTTAAATAGGGCGTACACGCTCTTGCGCCCCTACAACTCTTTCTCAATCTCAACAAGAAATTAAATGCCTAGCAGCTTATGACTGTCTCTACTCCCTCCTCTCCTACTCCTATTAAGAAAAATCCTCTGAATCAGATTAGCAAGCTGTCTTGGCCTTGGCGCATTACTTTGGGCTACCTGACGATAATGCTACTGCTACCCGTGTCCGCGCTGATCTTAAAAGCAAGCACTGAAAATCCTGCTGATTTTTGGAGAATTGCCACCAGTCCTGTTGCGCTTGCAACTTATGATGTCACCTTTGTTACCTCGCTCATTGCAGCATTAATTAATGGAGTTTTTGGCACTTTAATTGCTTGGGTTTTAGTGCGGTATGATTTCCCATTCAAGCGGGTAATTGATGCGGCCATTGATTTGCCGTTTGCTTTACCTACTTCCGTTGCCGGTTTGACACTCGCATCTGTTTACAGCAATAACGGCTGGATTGGATCATTGCTAGCACCCTTCGGGATTAAAGTCGCTTTTACTCGGTTAGGGGTGGGAGTTGCAATGATTTTTATTTCCTTGCCTTTCGTGGTGCGAACCTTGCAGCCGGTATTGCAGGATATGGAGAAGGAAATAGAAGAAGCAGCGTGGTCATTGGGTGCCTCTCGATGGCAAACATTTTGGCGCGTTGTTCTGCCACCTTTATTGCCGGCTATTTTGACGGGTATCTCATTAGGTTTTTCCCGTGCAGTTGGCGAATATGGGTCAGTTGTAATTGTTGCTTCTAATGTTCCGTTTAAAGATTTAATTGCTTCAGTTCTGATTATCCAAAGATTGGAACAATATGACTATTCTGGAGCAACTGTGATTGGCACCGTTCTGTTACTCATTTCTCTAGGAATTCTGCTGGCGATTAATCTATTACAAGCTTGGGGACGACGGTATGAACTATAATGTCGCGG is a genomic window containing:
- a CDS encoding sulfate ABC transporter substrate-binding protein, coding for MIRLSLKHLWQRDSLTRWVSLFLMGVTLSLTIAACTGGGNTGGGGGNAGNSNAGSANGSSSAAKDVELTLVSFAVTRAAHEQIIPKFIEKWKQEHNQTVTFNQSYGGSGSQTRAVIDGLEADVLHLALALDTEKVEKAGLIEPGWENEAPNGAIVSKSVAALVTREGNPKGVKDWADLTKEGVSVITANPKTSGGARWNFLALWGAITKTGGDEAKALEFTTNVFKNVPVLPKDAREASDVFFKQGQGDVLINYENEVILAGLNGEKLPYVIPEVNISIDNPIAVVDKNVDKHGTREVAEAFVQFLYTPEAQREFAKLGFRPVDATVGEETANKFTKLKTLFTAQDLGGWDTIQKQFFDDGAVFDKVQADTKK
- the cysT gene encoding sulfate ABC transporter permease subunit CysT; the protein is MTVSTPSSPTPIKKNPLNQISKLSWPWRITLGYLTIMLLLPVSALILKASTENPADFWRIATSPVALATYDVTFVTSLIAALINGVFGTLIAWVLVRYDFPFKRVIDAAIDLPFALPTSVAGLTLASVYSNNGWIGSLLAPFGIKVAFTRLGVGVAMIFISLPFVVRTLQPVLQDMEKEIEEAAWSLGASRWQTFWRVVLPPLLPAILTGISLGFSRAVGEYGSVVIVASNVPFKDLIASVLIIQRLEQYDYSGATVIGTVLLLISLGILLAINLLQAWGRRYEL